The following coding sequences lie in one Mercenaria mercenaria strain notata chromosome 5, MADL_Memer_1, whole genome shotgun sequence genomic window:
- the LOC123557957 gene encoding uncharacterized protein LOC123557957 — MKTELFCLGVAVLFLTKETLTQIEPDPYLIEKMSEVRNISQWCELMNMEDCEKVIEEAVTTEAVDETGEKIVVSGDEEEPKVALFDACNPRGQTIALPRHPDPDITVWPPCTRAQRCGGCCTSDVFSCEPTAISEKFVKVFDTRLPYPGAHRFKFLGVRIVKIIEHLHCDAQCKTKEHECHKYQKYDHRRCRCYCRPERLQLKYTCSEDQIWDENECDCICPNRNTIVCPDPSYFSSQTCKCTLKMGVSGEIDLEKLFEQLDRGDFGQDILLNTQTNGEYNDTDIIAGNIIVDEATPPSGKDSSGENAGTNGKVKGKGEDENGNDDEDETTTFSQSSSTSAHSTSTATSTTTATTTTTTTTTTTTPTTTTTAPKPTTCVPPKPCWGNWEPRRLKNGKCRCFPAFG; from the exons ATGAAGACCGAATTGTTTTGTTTAGGAGTTGCTGTACTGTTTCTGACTAAAGAGACTTTAACACAAATTGAG CCAGATCCTTACTTGATTGAAAAGATGTCCGAGGTGAGGAATATCTCTCAATGGTGCGAGCTTATGAATATGGAAGATTGCGAAAAAG TTATAGAAGAGGCTGTCACAACGGAAGCCGTCGACGAGACAGGGGAGAAAATTGTAGTATCTGGAG ATGAAGAAGAACCAAAAGTTGCCTTATTTGATGCGTGCAATCCCCGTGGACAAACGATAGCGTTGCCACGTCATCCTGACCCTGACATCACAGTTTGGCCTCCGTGTACACGTGCGCAGAGATGTGGTGGCTGCTGCACGAGTGATGTGTTCTCCTGTGAACCTACTGCTATCTCAGAAAAATTTGTAAAG GTATTTGATACCCGTTTACCTTACCCAGGAGCTCATAGGTTCAAATTCTTGGGTGTACGAATTGTGAAGATTATAGAGCACCTTCACTGTGATGCACAATGTAAAACAAAGGAACATGAGTGTCATAAATATCAGAA GTACGACCATCGACGATGTAGATGCTATTGCCGACCTGAGAGACTTCAACTTAAGTATACATGCAGCGAAGACCAGATCTGGGATGAAAATGAATGTGACTGCATCTGCCCAAATCGAAATACAATCGTGTGCCCTGACCCTTCCTATTTCAGTTCACAAACGTGCAA GTGTACACTGAAGATGGGTGTCAGTGGTGAAATTGACCTTGAGAAGCTGTTTGAACAACTGGACAGAGGCGATTTCGGCCAAGATATTCTCCTGAACACCCAGACCAACGGTGAATATAATGACACGGATATAATTGCTGGCAATATAATTGTGGACGAAGCAACGCCACCTAGTGGAAAAGATTCTTCCGGAGAGAACGCCGGAACCAATG GCAAAGTGAAGGGGAAAGGCGAAGATGAAAATGGAAATGATGACGAGGATGAAACGACAACGTTTTCGCAATCCTCTTCTACATCAGCACACTCGACTTCAACAGCAACATCTACAACTACTGCAACAACCACGAcgacgacgacaacaacaacaacaacaccaacaacaacaacaaccgcACCCAA ACCAACTACTTGCGTTCCGCCAAAGCCCTGTTGGGGCAACTGGGAGCCAAGGCGACTGAAAAACGGAAAATGTCGGTGTTTTCCGGCGTTTGGTTGA
- the LOC123559236 gene encoding uncharacterized protein LOC123559236 codes for MAVLHFVVFILYLTPMTEAQQPDLYMHKVMSGVQNYTEFCELMSMSTQECEKVVELSEPIDGVDETGQKMVVGATSQIAMFDACNPREQTIALPRHPDPDITIWPTCTRAMRCGGCCTSDVFSCEPTEIKEKFVKVFDTRLPYIGAHRFQFLGIRAVKIIEHVQCDAQCKTKKHECHKYQRYEARSCRCLCRQERLVHKSSCKTNQIWDDNECDCICPNRNTVKCPEPSYFSTDTCKCTLKTTVTGEIDLDKLFEQLDKGLIGPDILLENQDNDVNAEKEIDTIAGMKDVDGKVDFTESEEESLADETIEEESGVNDRPENEKAKMEDETQERSEKEKEEDVEKKTTVTTQRTPAQTTSDPCKSTKCFGIWKPKLLKNGRCQCFPPRG; via the exons ATGGCAGTTCTTCATTTTGTAGTCTTCATTCTTTATTTGACGCCAATGACGGAGGCACAACAG CCGGACTTATACATGCACAAAGTCATGTCGGGTGTTCAAAATTACACTGAATTTTGTGAGCTAATGAGCATGAGTACACAGGAATGTGAAAAAG TGGTTGAGCTGTCAGAACCGATAGATGGCGTGGATGAGACAGGACAGAAAATGGTAGTGGGAG CAACAAGTCAGATCGCAATGTTTGACGCATGCAATCCTCGAGAACAGACAATAGCTTTACCACGTCACCCTGATCCGGATATAACGATATGGCCAACATGTACACGTGCAATGAGATGTGGTGGCTGCTGCACGAGTGATGTGTTTTCTTGTGAACCaactgaaatcaaagaaaaattcgTGAAG GTGTTTGACACCCGTTTACCTTACATTGGAGCCCACCGGTTCCAGTTTCTGGGTATAAGAGCTGTAAAGATCATAGAACATGTGCAGTGTGATGCACAGTGTAAAACAAAGAAACACGAGTGTCATAAATATCAGAG GTACGAAGCCCGGAGCTGCCGCTGTTTGTGTCGACAGGAGAGACTCGTACACAAGTCATCGTGTAAAACAAATCAGATCTGGGATGATAACGAATGTGACTGTATCTGTCCTAACAGGAACACGGTAAAATGTCCGGAACCGTCATACTTCAGTACAGATACTTGCAA atGTACACTGAAAACTACTGTAACCGGCGAAATTGACCTGGATAAACTGTTTGAACAGCTTGACAAGGGCCTAATTGGTCCAGATATCCTTTTGGAAAATCAAGACAATGACGTCAATGCTGAAAAAGAAATAGACACGATTGCTGGAATGAAAGATGTAGACGGAAAGGTTGATTTTACGGAATCAGAGGAAGAAAGTCTAGCAGACGAAACTATCGAAGAAGAAAGTGGGGTTAATGACAGACCAGAAAATGAAAAAGCAAAAATGGAGGATGAAACGCAAGAAagatctgaaaaagaaaaggaAGAAGACGTGGAAAAGAAGACCACTGTTACAACACAACGCACACCGGCTCAGACTAC atCGGACCCATGTAAAAGCACGAAATGTTTTGGTATATGGAAGCCAAAGTTACTGAAGAACGGGAGATGCCAGTGTTTCCCGCCACGTGGTTAA